In Plectropomus leopardus isolate mb chromosome 20, YSFRI_Pleo_2.0, whole genome shotgun sequence, one DNA window encodes the following:
- the LOC121959646 gene encoding carnitine O-acetyltransferase-like has protein sequence MWGICSRTMVKVGMVKPCGLVKPCHLVKPVSATRVTGRYLTHQRGLPNLPVPPLQQTCERYISALEPIVEVDELKHTKELVEEFQKAGGVGERLQRSLEKRAKKTENWLSEWWVQVAYLDYRLPVVVHSSPGLVLPRMNFSDKQGQIRFAAKLITGVLDFKTMIDK, from the exons GTGAAGGTGGGGATGGTGAAACCCTGTGGCCTTGTGAAACCCTGTCACCTGGTGAAGCCTGTATCAGCCACGCGGGTCACTGGCAGATATCTGACGCACCAGAGAGGCCTGCCAAATCTGCCCGTCCCCCCTCTGCAGCAGACCTGCGAGCGCTACATCAGTGCCCTGGAGCCCATCGTGGAGGTGGATGAGCTGAAGCACACGAAAGAGCTGGTGGAGGAGTTTCAGAAGGCGGGAGGGGTCGGAGAGAGACTTCAGAGAAGCCTGGAGAAGAGAGCAAAGAAGACAGAGAACTGG ttatCAGAGTGGTGGGTGCAGGTTGCTTACCTCGATTACCGGTTGCCTGTGGTGGTTCATTCAAGTCCTGGGTTGGTCCTGCCCCGCATGAACTTCAGTGACAAACAGGGACAAATAAG GTTTGCTGCCAAACTGATCACTGGTGTTTTGGACTTTAAGACAATGATTGACAAGTGA
- the thnsl2 gene encoding threonine synthase-like 2 — protein MQYCSTRGGVRGLDFQDVLFSGYASDGGMFMPESVPVLSPDTLWGWRGLTYTQLVVEVASLFIPTQLIPREDLQVLVREALSGFSVPEVVRTARLKNGLSVLELFHGETLAFKDLAMTCTVRFLDYFLRKQNRRATVLVGTSGDTGGSAIHSAKGLSGLEVVVVYPRGRITPVQEKHMITCLEDNVHVFAADGSSDDIDQPLRRLFADSQLVRSHNLMSLNSVNWSRVMIQLAHFIYAYLELSGMEQADKDLPELEVVVPTGGAGNIAAGYIVKQMGLPLKLVAMVNSNDIVHRTVTTGDFSMADNVTQTLAPAIDIQDPYNMERVFWLLLGRDGAAVKNMMEEFQQSHRHSLPENHRELLSQVLSTGTVSDDGILETMRRCWEENQYVLCPHTAVAVWHHYHCPHSAKINRSVMLCSPIQPHTKDISDFTARCEAAGFQRSSSLKEDTREDNRKT, from the exons ATGCAGTACTGCAGTACTCGGGGTGGGGTCCGTGGACTGGACTTCCAGGATGTGCTGTTCTCAGGTTATGCTTCAGATGGGGGGATGTTCATGCCCGAGAGTGTGCCTGTGCTCAGCCCGGACACCCTGTGGGGCTGGAGGGGGCTGACTTACACCCAGCTGGTGGTGGAGGTTGCCTCACTGTTCATCCCCACTCAGCTGATCCCCAGAGAGGACCTGCAGG TCCTCGTGCGTGAGGCCCTGTCTGGATTCTCAGTGCCCGAGGTGGTGAGAACGGCCCGGCTGAAAAACGGTCTGTCAGTCCTCGAGCTCTTCCATGGAGAGACCTTGGCCTTTAAGGACCTGGCTATGACCTGCACTGTGCGCTTCCTTGACTACTTCCTCCGAAAACAGAATCGCAGAGCTACTGTTCTTGTAG GTACATCAGGGGACACAGGAGGCTCGGCCATCCACAGCGCCAAAGGTCTCAGCGGGCTGGAAGTGGTGGTGGTTTATCCTCGAGGACGCATCACTCCGGTCCAAGAGAAACACATGATCACCTGCCTGGAGGACAACGTCCACGTGTTCGCAG CTGACGGCAGCTCTGATGACATAGATCAGCCTCTGCGCCGTCTCTTTGCCGACTCACAGCTGGTCAGGTCTCACAACCTCATGAGCCTCAACTCAGTCAACTGGTCCAGAGTCATGATCCAGCTTGCTCACTTCATCTACGCTTACCTGGAGCTTAGTGGGATGGAGCAGGCTGACAAGGACCTGCCAGAGCTGGAGGTGGTGGTGCCTACTGGAGGGGCGGGAAACATCGCAG CTGGCTACATAGTGAAACAGATGGGGTTGCCCCTGAAgctggttgccatggtgaacTCTAATGACATCGTGCACAGGACGGTAACCACCGGTGACTTTTCCATGGCGGATAATGTCACACAAACTTTGGCCCCTGCCATAGACATCCAG GACCCGTACAACATGGAGCGAGTGTTCTGGCTGCTGCTGGGCAGAGACGGAGCTGCAGTGAAGAACATGATGGAGGAGTTCCAACAATCACATCGACATTCTCTGCCGGAGAACCACCGTGAACTG TTGTCACAAGTTTTATCTACTGGAACAGTGAGTGATGACGGGATCCTGGAGACCATGAGGAGGTGCTGGGAGGAGAACCAGTATGTCCTGTGTCCACACACAGCAGTGGCTGTATGGCATCACTACCACTGTCCTCACAGCGCCAAAATCAACAGGTCAGTCATGCTGTGTTCACCTATTCAGCCACATACAAAAGACATTTCTGACTTCACTGCAAGATGTGAAGCAGCAGGGTTTCAGAGGTCGTCCAGTCTTAAGGAGGACACACGGGAAGACAACAGGAAGACATAA